In a genomic window of Candidatus Competibacteraceae bacterium:
- the carB gene encoding carbamoyl-phosphate synthase large subunit produces MPKRTDLHSILIIGAGPIVIGQACEFDYSGAQACKALREEGYRVVLVNSNPATIMTDPNMAGAVYIEPIHWRTVARIIARERPEALLPTMGGQTALNCALDLARHGVLAQYGVEMIGASPDAIDMAEDRDRFRKAMHEIGLQTPRSVIAHTLEEALSRQGEIGFPTIIRPSFTLGGSGGGIAYNREELVEIVERGLDLSPVSEILLEESVLGWKEFEMEVVRDRADNCIIVCSIENLDPMGVHTGDSITVAPAQTLTDKEYQIMRDASLAVLRKIGVDTGGSNVQFAINPADGRMVIIEMNPRVSRSSALASKATGFPIAKVAAKLAVGYTLDELKNEITGGRTPASFEPSIDYVVTKVPRFNFEKFPQADPRLTTQMKSVGEVMAIGRTFQESIHKALRGLEIGADGFNEVLDASHPDPHTLLKQELGVPGPRRIWFVAEAFRLGYSVAALYELTWIDPWFLAQIEELVRVAGEVRSQGSTALRDRERLYFLKRKGFSDSRLATLTGGNETAVRRLRDELDVHPVYKRVDSCAAEFATGTAYLYSTYEEECEAEPTERAKIMVLGGGPNRIGQGIEFDYCCVHAALALREDGFETIMINCNPETVSTDFDTSDRLYFEPLTLEDVLEIVRKERPQGVIVQYGGQTPLKLARPLEAEGVPIVGTSPDAIDRAEDRERFQQMIDRLGLRQPPNRTARQPEEAVRLAREIGYPLVVRPSYVLGGRAMEIVHAEEDLLRYMREAVQVSNDSPVLLDRFLNDAVEVDVDALSDGREVVIGGIMEHIEEAGVHSGDSACSLPPFSLSPAVQDRLREQVRAMALELGVIGLMNTQFAIQGEDIYVLEVNPRASRTVPYVSKATGRPLAKIAARCMVGKSLAEQQVSGEVIPAYYSVKEAVFPFVKFPGVDPLLGPEMKSTGEVMGVGRSFGEAFAKAQLGAGDQLPRGGRAFISVRDADKAKVVEVARELERLGFALVATKGTAAALRAGGLRCETVQKVAEGRPHIVDMIKNEQVQLIVNTTEGKQAIADSFSIRREALMRKISYTTTIAAARATCQALREIDNESVSCLQDLHRELHA; encoded by the coding sequence ATGCCCAAGCGCACCGATTTACACAGTATTCTGATCATCGGCGCCGGTCCCATCGTGATCGGCCAAGCCTGCGAGTTCGACTATTCCGGCGCGCAAGCCTGCAAGGCCTTGCGGGAGGAAGGCTATCGGGTGGTTCTGGTCAATTCCAACCCCGCCACCATCATGACCGACCCCAACATGGCCGGTGCGGTCTACATCGAGCCGATCCACTGGCGCACGGTGGCCCGGATCATCGCGCGCGAGCGTCCCGAAGCGCTGTTGCCGACCATGGGCGGCCAGACCGCGCTGAACTGCGCGCTGGATTTGGCGCGCCACGGAGTGCTGGCGCAATACGGGGTCGAGATGATCGGCGCTTCGCCCGACGCCATCGACATGGCCGAGGATCGGGACCGGTTTCGCAAGGCAATGCACGAGATCGGCCTGCAAACGCCGCGCTCGGTCATCGCTCACACTCTGGAAGAAGCGCTGAGTCGGCAGGGCGAAATCGGCTTTCCGACCATCATCCGGCCCTCGTTTACCCTGGGTGGCAGCGGCGGCGGTATCGCTTACAACCGCGAAGAACTAGTGGAGATCGTGGAGCGCGGTCTCGACTTGTCGCCGGTGAGCGAAATCCTGCTGGAGGAATCGGTGCTGGGTTGGAAGGAATTTGAGATGGAGGTGGTGCGGGACCGGGCCGACAACTGCATCATCGTCTGCTCCATCGAGAATCTCGACCCGATGGGCGTGCACACCGGCGATTCCATCACCGTCGCCCCCGCCCAGACCCTCACCGACAAGGAATATCAGATCATGCGCGACGCCTCCTTGGCGGTGCTGCGCAAGATCGGGGTCGATACCGGCGGCTCCAACGTCCAGTTTGCCATCAATCCCGCCGACGGGCGCATGGTGATCATCGAGATGAATCCGCGCGTGTCCCGCTCCTCGGCGCTGGCCTCCAAGGCCACCGGCTTTCCCATCGCCAAGGTGGCGGCCAAGCTGGCGGTCGGTTATACCCTTGATGAGTTGAAAAACGAGATCACCGGCGGGCGCACCCCGGCCTCGTTCGAGCCGAGCATCGACTACGTGGTGACCAAGGTGCCGCGCTTCAACTTCGAGAAATTCCCGCAGGCCGATCCGCGCTTGACCACCCAGATGAAATCGGTGGGTGAGGTCATGGCGATCGGTCGCACCTTTCAGGAATCGATTCACAAGGCGTTGCGCGGCCTGGAAATCGGCGCTGACGGTTTCAACGAAGTGCTTGACGCCAGCCATCCTGACCCCCATACGCTGCTCAAACAGGAACTGGGGGTGCCAGGTCCGCGCCGCATCTGGTTCGTCGCTGAAGCCTTCCGACTGGGTTATTCGGTCGCTGCCTTATACGAGCTGACCTGGATCGATCCCTGGTTTCTGGCCCAGATCGAGGAACTGGTGCGGGTTGCCGGCGAGGTTCGCTCCCAGGGCTCGACCGCCTTGCGGGATCGAGAACGGCTCTATTTTCTCAAGCGCAAAGGCTTTTCCGACAGCCGGTTGGCGACGCTGACCGGCGGCAACGAGACTGCGGTACGGCGGCTGCGCGATGAGTTGGACGTGCATCCGGTCTACAAACGGGTCGATTCCTGCGCCGCCGAATTCGCCACCGGCACCGCCTACTTGTATTCGACCTACGAGGAAGAATGCGAGGCCGAGCCGACCGAGCGGGCCAAGATCATGGTGTTGGGCGGCGGACCCAACCGCATCGGTCAGGGCATCGAATTCGATTACTGTTGCGTGCACGCCGCCCTGGCGCTGCGCGAGGACGGTTTTGAAACCATCATGATCAACTGCAACCCGGAGACGGTGTCCACCGATTTCGATACCTCCGACCGGCTGTATTTCGAGCCGCTGACGCTAGAGGACGTCCTGGAGATCGTGCGCAAGGAGCGGCCCCAGGGGGTGATCGTGCAGTACGGTGGCCAGACGCCGCTGAAGCTGGCCCGGCCGCTGGAAGCCGAAGGCGTGCCGATCGTCGGCACCAGCCCGGACGCCATCGACCGCGCCGAGGACCGGGAGCGTTTCCAGCAGATGATCGACCGGCTCGGCTTGCGCCAGCCGCCCAACCGGACCGCCCGCCAACCGGAGGAAGCGGTGCGGCTGGCGCGGGAAATCGGTTATCCGCTCGTGGTGCGGCCGTCCTACGTGCTGGGCGGTCGCGCCATGGAAATCGTTCACGCCGAAGAAGATTTGCTGCGCTATATGCGGGAAGCAGTGCAGGTTTCCAACGACTCGCCGGTATTGTTGGATCGCTTTCTCAACGATGCGGTCGAGGTGGATGTCGACGCCCTCAGCGACGGCCGCGAGGTGGTCATCGGCGGCATCATGGAGCACATCGAGGAGGCCGGCGTGCATTCCGGCGATTCCGCCTGTTCGTTGCCGCCCTTTTCATTAAGCCCCGCCGTGCAGGACCGGTTACGCGAACAAGTGCGAGCGATGGCGCTGGAATTGGGCGTGATCGGCTTGATGAACACCCAGTTCGCCATTCAGGGCGAGGATATTTACGTCCTGGAAGTCAATCCGCGCGCCTCCCGCACCGTGCCTTACGTGTCCAAAGCCACCGGCCGACCGCTGGCCAAGATCGCCGCTCGCTGCATGGTCGGTAAAAGCCTGGCCGAGCAACAGGTATCAGGCGAGGTGATTCCCGCCTATTATTCCGTGAAGGAAGCGGTGTTCCCCTTCGTCAAATTTCCCGGCGTCGATCCCTTGCTGGGACCGGAAATGAAATCCACCGGCGAGGTCATGGGCGTGGGGCGCAGCTTCGGCGAGGCCTTCGCCAAAGCGCAACTCGGCGCGGGCGACCAGTTGCCGCGCGGCGGGCGCGCCTTCATCAGCGTGCGCGATGCCGACAAGGCGAAGGTGGTGGAGGTGGCCCGTGAGTTGGAACGCCTCGGTTTTGCCTTGGTCGCCACCAAGGGTACGGCCGCTGCCTTGCGGGCGGGCGGCCTGCGCTGTGAGACCGTCCAGAAAGTAGCCGAGGGGCGGCCACACATCGTGGATATGATCAAGAACGAGCAGGTTCAGCTGATCGTCAATACCACCGAGGGCAAACAGGCCATCGCTGATTCTTTTTCCATTCGCCGCGAAGCGTTGATGCGCAAGATCAGTTATACCACCACCATCGCCGCCGCGCGCGCGACCTGTCAGGCCCTACGCGAGATCGATAACGAAAGCGTAAGCTGCCTTCAGGATTTGCACCGGGAATTGCACGCATGA
- a CDS encoding H-NS histone family protein gives MSNSIEDIIKSSSIEDLQSLIRRAEEEIKYKKIDEIEAIRNEWLAKANQLGMQPEEILQYAGRKRKSTGKPKYRNPADPQQTWTGHGKKPGWLKQALENGANQETFRIPE, from the coding sequence ATGAGCAATTCTATCGAAGATATCATTAAATCCTCTTCCATCGAAGATCTTCAGTCTCTGATCAGGAGAGCTGAAGAGGAGATTAAGTACAAGAAGATTGATGAAATAGAGGCGATCCGTAACGAATGGCTGGCCAAAGCTAACCAGCTTGGGATGCAGCCGGAAGAAATCTTGCAATATGCCGGCCGCAAGCGGAAATCCACCGGCAAGCCCAAGTACCGTAACCCCGCCGATCCCCAACAAACCTGGACGGGCCATGGCAAAAAACCGGGCTGGCTCAAACAAGCGCTTGAGAATGGGGCAAATCAAGAAACGTTCCGCATCCCTGAATAG
- a CDS encoding trypsin-like peptidase domain-containing protein translates to MSSIKRFVGGWRLRRAFLAGSLLWMLLLLPAIAVRTASLADTLTKIKSSVVAVGTVQPARQPSAQFLATGFVVGQGGHVITNAHGLPDLLDPQGKETLAVFIGRDKQIESRSAIKVAIDPVHDLALLKFEGAPLPPLRLGESKPLREGDEVALTGFPLGVVLGLFPVTHTGIVAAISPIAIPAAEAAQLDGPTLKRLRQEPYKVLQLDATAYPGNSGSPLYEPGTGRVVGVVNKVFVQQSKEAALDKPSGITYAIPIRHAQELLKRAGVQAK, encoded by the coding sequence ATGTCGAGCATAAAGCGGTTTGTTGGCGGTTGGCGCTTGCGGCGAGCATTCTTGGCAGGGTCGTTGCTGTGGATGCTCCTGCTCCTGCCGGCAATAGCGGTGCGAACGGCCAGTCTGGCCGACACCCTGACGAAGATCAAATCCAGCGTTGTGGCGGTTGGCACGGTGCAGCCCGCCCGCCAACCTTCGGCGCAGTTTCTGGCGACCGGCTTCGTGGTCGGCCAAGGGGGTCACGTCATCACCAACGCGCACGGCTTGCCGGATTTGCTCGACCCGCAAGGTAAGGAAACGCTGGCCGTTTTCATCGGTCGCGACAAGCAGATCGAGTCGCGATCGGCGATCAAGGTCGCCATTGACCCCGTTCACGACCTCGCGCTGCTGAAATTCGAGGGCGCTCCGCTGCCGCCGTTACGCCTGGGCGAGTCAAAGCCATTACGCGAGGGTGATGAGGTCGCTTTGACCGGTTTTCCGCTCGGCGTCGTGCTCGGCCTGTTTCCGGTGACGCATACCGGAATCGTGGCCGCTATCAGTCCGATTGCGATACCGGCGGCGGAAGCGGCGCAATTGGACGGTCCTACCCTCAAGCGCTTGCGGCAGGAGCCTTATAAGGTTTTACAGCTCGACGCCACGGCTTATCCCGGCAACAGTGGCAGCCCGCTTTATGAACCGGGCACCGGTCGGGTCGTTGGCGTTGTCAATAAGGTCTTTGTCCAGCAAAGCAAGGAAGCCGCCTTGGATAAGCCGAGCGGCATCACGTATGCCATTCCGATTCGTCACGCCCAAGAACTCCTCAAGCGAGCCGGAGTGCAAGCCAAATAG
- the dapB gene encoding 4-hydroxy-tetrahydrodipicolinate reductase produces MIRVAIAGAAGRMGRILVDACAQAEGVCCAAASEQTNSPFIGADAGEVAGIGRLNVAITPELASLVDRFDVLIDFTRPPATLAHLAFCKTAGKAMAIGTTGFSADQKAEIAAAAERIPIVFAPNMSVGVNLCFKLLELAARVLDDGVDIEIVEAHHRHKVDAPSGTALAMGQVVAKALGRDLEQCAVYAREGVTGERARSTIGFATVRAGDIVGEHTVLFADVGERIEITHRASSRMTFAKGAVRAAAWLAGREPGLFDMQDVLGLR; encoded by the coding sequence ATGATTCGTGTCGCGATCGCCGGCGCCGCCGGGCGCATGGGCCGCATTCTAGTCGATGCCTGCGCGCAAGCGGAAGGTGTTTGCTGCGCGGCCGCCTCAGAGCAGACGAACAGCCCCTTCATCGGAGCGGATGCCGGAGAAGTCGCGGGAATCGGTCGTTTGAACGTGGCGATCACCCCGGAGCTGGCATCGCTGGTTGATCGCTTTGATGTCTTGATCGATTTTACCCGACCGCCGGCGACGCTGGCCCATCTTGCATTCTGCAAGACAGCCGGCAAGGCTATGGCGATCGGCACGACCGGTTTTTCCGCCGACCAGAAAGCCGAGATCGCCGCCGCCGCCGAGCGCATTCCCATCGTTTTCGCGCCGAATATGAGCGTCGGGGTCAATCTCTGTTTCAAATTACTGGAACTGGCGGCGCGGGTATTGGATGATGGCGTGGATATCGAGATCGTCGAAGCCCATCACCGCCACAAGGTCGATGCGCCCTCGGGCACCGCGCTGGCGATGGGTCAAGTTGTAGCCAAAGCGCTCGGTCGAGATCTGGAGCAGTGCGCGGTTTATGCGCGGGAAGGGGTCACTGGCGAGCGGGCGCGTTCCACCATCGGTTTTGCGACGGTGCGCGCTGGCGATATCGTCGGCGAACACACCGTGCTGTTCGCCGATGTGGGCGAGCGCATCGAAATCACCCATCGCGCCTCCAGTCGGATGACCTTCGCCAAGGGCGCGGTGCGGGCCGCCGCCTGGCTCGCCGGCCGCGAACCCGGCCTGTTCGACATGCAGGATGTGCTCGGCTTGCGTTGA
- the carA gene encoding glutamine-hydrolyzing carbamoyl-phosphate synthase small subunit: MRKPALLALEDGSLFRGESIGADGHAQGEVVFNTSITGYQEILTDPSYCRQIVTLTYPHIGNVGSNPGDEEAARIHASGLVVRDCPPLASNWRSRQPLDQYLRERGVIALAGIDTRRLTRLLREKGAQNGCIMAGDALDGEHALRQARAFSGLKGMDLAQVVSAGEPYHWNEGVWRLATDGFPITREERYHVVVYDYGIKRNILRELARRGCRLTVVPAQTPAREVLKLNPDGVFLSNGPGDPEPCDYAIAAIRELLDQAIPIFGICLGHQLLGLASGARTVKMKFGHHGGNHPVQDLDSGQVMISSQNHGFAVDEATLPANLRPTHRSLFDGSLQGIARTDRPAFGFQGHPEASPGPHDVKPLFDHFIALLDARAAARS; this comes from the coding sequence TTGAGGAAACCCGCGCTTCTGGCTCTGGAAGACGGTAGTCTGTTCCGGGGCGAGTCCATCGGTGCCGATGGTCACGCCCAGGGTGAAGTCGTTTTCAATACCTCGATCACCGGTTATCAGGAAATCCTGACCGATCCTTCTTATTGTCGGCAGATCGTGACGCTGACCTATCCGCACATTGGCAACGTCGGCAGCAATCCGGGCGATGAGGAGGCGGCCCGCATTCATGCCAGCGGCTTGGTGGTGCGGGATTGTCCGCCGCTGGCGAGCAACTGGCGCAGCCGGCAACCCTTGGATCAATATCTGCGCGAGCGGGGAGTGATTGCGCTGGCCGGTATCGATACTCGCCGGCTGACCCGGTTATTGCGGGAAAAAGGCGCGCAAAACGGCTGCATCATGGCCGGTGACGCGCTCGATGGCGAACACGCATTGCGACAGGCTCGCGCGTTTTCCGGCCTGAAAGGGATGGATTTGGCGCAAGTGGTCAGCGCGGGCGAGCCTTACCACTGGAATGAAGGCGTTTGGCGTTTGGCGACGGATGGCTTCCCGATAACGCGCGAAGAACGCTATCACGTCGTCGTCTACGACTATGGCATCAAACGCAACATCTTGCGCGAGCTGGCGCGGCGCGGCTGCCGGCTCACCGTGGTTCCGGCCCAAACGCCGGCGCGCGAGGTTTTGAAGCTGAATCCTGACGGCGTGTTCCTTTCCAACGGCCCCGGCGATCCCGAACCCTGCGATTACGCCATCGCCGCAATCCGCGAGCTGTTGGACCAGGCGATCCCGATTTTCGGCATCTGTCTCGGCCATCAGTTGCTGGGGCTGGCCAGCGGGGCGCGCACCGTAAAGATGAAATTCGGCCACCACGGCGGCAACCATCCGGTGCAGGATCTGGACAGCGGGCAGGTCATGATCAGCAGCCAGAACCACGGTTTCGCAGTGGACGAAGCGACCTTGCCGGCGAATCTGCGCCCCACCCACCGATCCTTGTTCGACGGCTCGCTGCAAGGCATCGCCCGCACCGACCGACCGGCGTTCGGCTTTCAGGGGCATCCCGAGGCCAGTCCCGGCCCGCACGACGTGAAACCCTTGTTCGATCATTTCATCGCGTTGCTGGACGCGCGGGCCGCCGCGCGGTCTTGA
- a CDS encoding D-alanyl-D-alanine carboxypeptidase, with protein sequence MWEPRSWILGAALGLLAMDSVLAQEGWGTFGGPEVAARAVVLMNANTGEILFAKEPHLRLPPASTTKVLTALVAMEHLDPNARVQASAQAASTVPSRIGLHAGEMASTHDLLYGLMLKSGNDAAETLAEAAGGSVYGFASLMNSKAWSLGARNSHFMNPHGLPDEDHYSTAYDLALIFRHAMNYPMFTDIVRTRSAVLRIDSGQGPYNDSRLVPVMNHNRLLATYEGARGGKTGFTLKARRCFVGEVDRGGVRLIVSLLGSPSSGTLWQDAHTLLDYGFARYGLAPPAPVQPVTEPQPIMVRRTPVITPDAERLAMLQPELEEDEPEPLMGRTLSAAAPTSNRTWAAPTAMANRATSRRAPVPSSNSALLTRSQATSEEDELEPIKPKPALVAAATTPPPKPTAKAQAAAEEDELGPIKARPTVAATATSAPPPKPTPKAQAAAEDDELEPIKVRPALAAATPPPPKREVMAQSTAKEDEAELSSLRRPPATTNAPNSERIAMIRWSAEDDKPEPTKLQREPVATTPILDRPAIMRQASTEDDHAPSRTKLKARLASSKAAAPGKPASNPSKLAAGKPASPIKPAVSSSPASPIKLAAAPGRAIGSTKPIIATGKEKGPADSRSSTLKAPLAAGKTKANGAGTPALKDSKTAAPNKPVAPILVKSDKRAAAPKVIARVEPTSPKLPQKGVKRRI encoded by the coding sequence ATGTGGGAGCCGCGCTCCTGGATACTGGGCGCAGCCTTGGGATTGCTGGCGATGGACTCCGTACTGGCCCAGGAAGGCTGGGGCACGTTTGGAGGGCCTGAGGTCGCCGCCCGAGCCGTCGTGCTGATGAATGCCAACACGGGCGAAATCCTGTTCGCCAAAGAGCCTCATCTGCGCTTGCCGCCCGCCAGCACCACCAAGGTACTGACCGCGCTGGTCGCCATGGAGCATCTCGACCCGAATGCTCGGGTGCAGGCCAGCGCGCAAGCCGCCAGCACCGTGCCTAGCCGCATTGGCTTGCACGCCGGCGAGATGGCCTCGACCCATGATTTGCTGTACGGCTTGATGCTGAAGTCGGGTAATGACGCCGCCGAAACCCTGGCTGAAGCCGCCGGTGGTTCAGTTTATGGCTTTGCCAGCTTGATGAACAGCAAGGCTTGGAGCCTCGGCGCGCGCAATAGCCACTTCATGAACCCGCATGGCCTGCCCGACGAGGATCATTATTCTACAGCCTATGATTTGGCGCTGATTTTCCGCCACGCCATGAATTATCCGATGTTTACCGACATCGTTCGCACCCGTAGCGCGGTGTTGCGCATCGATTCCGGGCAAGGCCCTTACAACGATTCGCGGCTGGTGCCGGTGATGAATCACAACCGGTTGCTGGCCACTTACGAAGGCGCGCGCGGCGGTAAGACCGGTTTTACGCTCAAGGCGCGCCGTTGTTTCGTCGGCGAAGTCGATCGCGGCGGTGTCCGCCTGATCGTTTCGCTGTTGGGCAGTCCCAGCAGTGGAACCTTGTGGCAGGATGCCCATACCTTGCTCGACTACGGATTTGCCCGCTACGGCCTGGCGCCCCCCGCTCCGGTGCAGCCCGTGACCGAGCCGCAGCCCATCATGGTCCGTCGCACGCCCGTCATCACGCCTGACGCGGAACGCTTGGCCATGCTACAACCGGAGCTTGAGGAAGATGAGCCTGAACCGTTGATGGGACGAACCCTATCAGCAGCAGCCCCGACATCTAATCGCACCTGGGCGGCCCCCACCGCAATGGCTAATCGCGCCACAAGCCGACGCGCGCCGGTCCCATCTTCGAATTCAGCCTTGCTGACCAGAAGCCAAGCGACGTCCGAAGAGGATGAGCTAGAGCCTATCAAGCCCAAACCCGCTCTCGTTGCCGCTGCCACCACGCCGCCTCCCAAACCAACGGCCAAGGCCCAAGCAGCGGCCGAGGAGGATGAGCTGGGGCCGATCAAGGCCCGGCCCACCGTCGCCGCGACTGCCACCTCCGCTCCACCGCCTAAGCCTACGCCCAAGGCGCAAGCGGCGGCTGAGGACGATGAACTGGAGCCGATCAAGGTCCGGCCCGCGCTCGCCGCTGCCACGCCTCCACCTCCAAAACGCGAGGTTATGGCTCAATCGACGGCTAAAGAGGATGAAGCGGAGCTGAGCTCATTGCGACGCCCGCCGGCCACGACCAACGCTCCGAACTCAGAGCGCATCGCCATGATTCGATGGTCGGCTGAGGACGATAAACCGGAACCCACCAAGCTCCAACGTGAGCCTGTCGCCACCACACCGATTCTCGACCGCCCGGCCATCATGCGTCAGGCATCGACCGAAGACGACCACGCTCCCAGTCGCACCAAACTGAAAGCCCGGCTAGCCTCATCGAAAGCGGCGGCTCCCGGTAAACCAGCCTCCAATCCCAGCAAGCTTGCCGCCGGCAAGCCAGCCAGCCCCATCAAACCGGCCGTTTCCAGCAGTCCAGCCAGCCCCATCAAACTGGCGGCGGCTCCAGGTAGGGCGATAGGCTCGACCAAACCGATCATCGCGACCGGCAAAGAAAAAGGCCCTGCCGACAGCCGCTCCTCCACCTTAAAGGCTCCGCTGGCAGCTGGCAAAACCAAAGCCAACGGGGCGGGAACCCCCGCCCTCAAGGACAGCAAAACGGCCGCGCCCAATAAACCGGTGGCTCCCATCCTCGTAAAATCGGATAAACGCGCGGCAGCCCCCAAGGTCATTGCGCGAGTCGAACCGACCAGCCCCAAGCTTCCGCAAAAAGGCGTCAAGCGGCGGATCTAA
- the greA gene encoding transcription elongation factor GreA, with product MTTRVPMTASGAARLRAELHELKAVARPRITAAIAEARSHGDLKENAEYHAAREQQSFTEGRIADIEAKLANAQIIDVTTLAPSDKVVFGSTVVLNDEDSGEESRYQIVGEDEADIKDGKISFGSPIARALIGKQVGDVVDVKTPGGLKSYEIVGVQYL from the coding sequence ATGACGACTAGAGTACCGATGACCGCCTCCGGAGCCGCCCGATTGCGCGCGGAACTGCATGAGCTGAAAGCCGTGGCGCGACCGCGGATCACCGCCGCTATCGCTGAAGCGCGCAGCCACGGCGATTTGAAGGAAAACGCCGAATATCACGCCGCCCGCGAGCAGCAGAGTTTCACGGAAGGCCGCATTGCCGACATCGAAGCCAAGCTGGCCAACGCCCAGATCATCGACGTCACCACCTTGGCGCCATCGGATAAAGTGGTGTTCGGCTCGACTGTGGTGCTGAACGATGAGGACAGCGGGGAAGAAAGCCGCTATCAGATCGTCGGGGAGGATGAAGCCGACATCAAGGACGGCAAGATTTCTTTCGGCTCGCCCATCGCCCGCGCGCTGATCGGCAAACAGGTCGGCGATGTGGTTGACGTTAAAACCCCCGGCGGCCTCAAAAGTTACGAGATTGTCGGCGTACAATATCTATAA
- the trmB gene encoding tRNA (guanosine(46)-N7)-methyltransferase TrmB, which produces MILYNNLKTADHPLHRIKSFVRREGRITSAQQRAFHQLWERFGIEISLSPIEPAKLFGRHASLVLEIGFGDGESLATTCAANPEMDFLGIEVYRPGAGHLLLRAAELELRNLKVICFDAVEILERYLPESCLDRVQIFFPDPWPKLRHHKRRLIQPAFASLLAGKLKAAGMLHIATDCESYARAALKILTAVPELKNMAADSEFIPNPPYRLSTKFEQRAKSLGHPVWEILFAKSSQ; this is translated from the coding sequence ATGATTTTATATAATAATCTCAAGACCGCCGACCATCCGCTGCACCGCATCAAAAGCTTTGTGCGGCGCGAGGGGCGCATTACCAGCGCCCAACAACGAGCCTTTCACCAATTATGGGAGCGTTTCGGTATAGAGATTTCTTTATCCCCTATCGAGCCGGCGAAACTGTTTGGCCGCCACGCCTCACTGGTATTGGAAATCGGTTTTGGTGATGGCGAATCCTTAGCCACTACCTGCGCCGCCAATCCCGAGATGGATTTCCTCGGGATAGAAGTGTATCGTCCGGGGGCCGGACACTTGTTGCTGCGCGCCGCCGAACTGGAATTGCGCAATCTAAAAGTTATTTGTTTCGACGCCGTGGAAATACTGGAGCGATATTTGCCGGAGTCTTGTTTGGACCGCGTCCAAATTTTCTTTCCTGACCCCTGGCCCAAACTCCGCCATCACAAGCGCCGCCTTATCCAGCCGGCGTTCGCTTCCTTATTGGCTGGTAAGCTCAAAGCCGCTGGAATGCTGCATATCGCCACTGACTGCGAAAGCTACGCGCGCGCCGCCTTGAAAATCCTGACGGCCGTCCCTGAATTGAAAAACATGGCAGCCGATAGTGAATTTATCCCGAATCCGCCTTATCGACTTTCAACGAAATTCGAACAGCGTGCTAAAAGCTTGGGACATCCTGTGTGGGAAATACTGTTTGCAAAGTCCAGCCAATGA